In Scheffersomyces stipitis CBS 6054 chromosome 8, complete sequence, one DNA window encodes the following:
- a CDS encoding predicted protein (go_function catalytic activity): protein MGQILSQPVTEKQSESGQDKHIAYGLSCMQGWRINMEDAHSTVLNLYKLEPEDETESEKQDKIKPDDEKEDESVSNERVAFFGVYDGHGGEKAAIFTGNHLHQIIKSTEAFEKKDYINALKEGFLSCDQAILKDFYMRDDESGCAATSVIISEDKIVCGNAGDSRTIMSINGFAKALSYDHKPSNEGEKARICSAGGYVDMGRVNGNLALSRGIGDFEFKKNIDLPAEEQIVTCYPDVIQHDINLDNDEFVILACDGIWDCLTSQKCVECVRRGIYERKSLTDICEEIMELCCAPTSDGSGIGCDNMSIAIVALLDNRINETLEQWYEKIIKRVEIAQKDDSLKYGPISKPYSEIYKQMYGEFYEIGQQSQAPNSRSNGSGLSGISNGGSIFGRQAYEGDIENNQTESQIDDADLGSGAISLQKLLASNAITNENGVIYLDTSSAQSLLAHFGMSGEEDDEEDVHDKHIEIEEVDEDDEEEVSKEETSEGKKD from the exons ATGGGTCAGATCCTTTCGCAACCAGTCACTGAAAAGCAGTCGGAACTGGGCCAAGACAAACACATCGCCTACGGGTTGTCGTGCATGCAAGGCTGGAGAATCAACATGGAAGATGCTCACTCCACAGTTTTgaacttgtacaagttAGAACCTGAAGACGAAACCGAGTCAGAAAAACAGGACAAAATCAAGCCTGACGATGAAAAGGAGGATGAAAGTGTCTCCAATGAACGTGTAGCTTTCTTTGGTGTTTATGACGGTCACGGTGGTGAAAAAGCCGCCATCTTTACTGGAAACCATTTGCACCAAATAATCAAGTCTACTGAAGcatttgaaaagaaggatTACATCAACGCCCTTAAGGAAGGTTTCTTGAGCTGTGACCAAGCCATTCTCAAGGACTTCTACATGAGAGACGACGAAAGTGGATGTGCTGCTACCTCTGTGATTATTTCCGAAGACAAGATTGTCTGTGGTAACGCCGGTGACTCCAGAACTATCATGTCTATCAACGGTTTTGCCAAAGCCTTATCGTACGATCACAAGCCTTCCAACGAAGGAGAAAAAGCAAGAATCTGTTCTGCCGGTGGTTACGTTGATATGGGAAGAGTTAACGGTAATTTGGCCTTATCCCGTGGTATTGGTGATTTcgagttcaagaagaacatcGACTTGCCAGCAGAAGAACAGATTGTCACGTGTTACCCAGACGTTATTCAGCACGATATCAATCTCGACAATGACGAATTTGTCATTTTGGCCTGTGATGGTATTTGGGATTGTTTAACGTCGCAAAAGTGTGTTGAATGTGTCAGAAGAGGTATTTACGAACGTAAGTCTTTAACCGACATATGTGAAGAAATTATGGAATTGTGCTGTGCCCCTACCAGCGACGGTTCTGGTATCGGCTGTGATAATATGTCCATCGCTATTGTTGCTCTCTTGGACAACCGTATCAATGAAACTTTGGAGCAATGGTATGAGAAGATAATCAAGAGAGTTGAAATAGCTCAGAAAGACGACTCGTTGAAGTATGGGCCAATATCAAAGCCATACTCGGAAATATATAAGCAGATGTACGGTGAGTTCTACGAGATTGGTCAACAGTCACAAGCACCTAACTCCAGAAGTAACGGATCTGGTTTATCTGGTATTTCTAATGGAGGCTCCATTTTTGGTAGACAAGCATATGAAGGTGATATCGAAAATAATCAGACCGAGAGTCAAATTGATGACGCCGACCTTGGAAGTGGTGCCATTTCCTTACAGAAATTGTTAGCAAGTAATGCAATCACCAATGAAAATGGTGTTATATATCTCGATACTTCGTCTGCACAGTCTTTGTTGGCACACTTTGGTATGTCTGGCGAA gaagatgacgaagagGATGTCCACGATAAAcatattgaaattgaagaggttgatgaagatgacgaggaAGAAGTGTCGAAGGAAGAAACATCCGAAGGCAAGAAAGATTAA